One Brassica napus cultivar Da-Ae chromosome C4, Da-Ae, whole genome shotgun sequence genomic region harbors:
- the LOC106395338 gene encoding putative 2-succinyl-6-hydroxy-2,4-cyclohexadiene-1-carboxylate synthase: MMCSLKMVSPRPPTTIFGLQRQITANGDGFPTFLPKGVKDIKDPFARALAQKIVRIPVPLQMENFRGCVMSSCIKPTVQLPDKSPVVLLHCFDSSCLEWRRAYPLLEQACLETWAIDVLGWGFSDLQKLPPCDAASKRHHLFELWKTYIKRPMILVGPSLGATVAVDFTATYPEAVDKLVLINANVYSEGTGALKDLPKSIAYAGVKLLKSFPLRLLANVLAFSSPLSENIDWTNIGRLHCQMPWWEDAMVNFMISGGYNVASHIKLINHKTLVVCSENDQIVSNQLSVKLLCELQNAVFREVPDSGHLPHVENPAQFVKLISDFASGKLN, translated from the exons atgatGTGTAGCTTGAAAATGGTCTCTCCACGGCCTCCAACGACTATATTCGGGCTGCAGCGGCAGATAACAGCGAATGGAGATGGGTTCCCAACATTTCTTCCGAAGGGGGTAAAAGACATAAAAGATCCATTCGCAAGAGCTCTGGCTCAAAAGATTGTACGGATTCCAGTTCCTCTTCAG ATGGAAAACTTTAGAGGCTGTGTAATGAGTAGCTGTATCAAACCAACTGTTCAATTACCGGACAAAAGTCCTGTCGTTCTTCTCCATTGTTTTGACAG tTCGTGTCTTGAATGGAGACGTGCGTATCCTCTGCTTGAGCAAGCTTGTCTTGAGACTTGGGCTATTGATGTTCTTGGTTGGGGCTTCTCCGATTTAC AGAAACTTCCACCATGTGATGCAGCATCTAAGCGACATCATCTATTCGAG CTTTGGAAAACATATATCAAACGACCAATGATTTTAGTTGGACCAAGCTTAGGAGCAACTGTAGCTGTTGATTTCACTGCTACTTACCCTGAAGCT gTTGATAAACTGGTTCTCATTAATGCGAATGTGTATTCAGAAGGAACCGGTGCTCTTAAAGATTTACCAAAATCAATTGCTTACGCTGGG GTTAAGTTGTTGAAGTCATTTCCTCTCCGCCTTTTGGCCAACGTGTTAGCCTTTTCATCTCCCTTGTCAGAGAATATAGATTGGACTAAT atTGGCCGGTTACATTGTCAAATGCCGTGGTGGGAAGATGCGATGGTCAACTTTATGATTAGCGGCGGCTACAATGTTGCTTCACATATCAAACTC ATCAACCACAAGACGCTCGTTGTATGCAGTGAGAATGATCAGATTGTTAGCAACCAGCTTTCAGTT AAATTGTTGTGTGAGCTACAAAATGCGGTTTTTCGGGAAGTACCAGATTCCGGTCATCTTCCACATGTTGAGAACCCTGCACAGTTTGTGAAGCTGATATCGGATTTCGCCAGTGGAAAGCTTAATTGA
- the LOC106393220 gene encoding uncharacterized protein LOC106393220 — protein sequence MVWLAFKDRLSTCTRMREWGMEQCCVYCGEKDESRDHLFFACPYTFTVWMNVAEKLLGPAITPDWEDRVTSLLRQNRNRLDAMLLRVVFQTAIYVLWKERNSRRHRGVCASVDTTTKAIGNMVKKRISSLKYMGNHKLRGLLVRWFTVYTY from the coding sequence ATGGTATGGTTAGCTTTCAAGGACAGATTATCAACATGCACTAGAATGAGAGAATGGGGAATGGAGCAATGCTGTGTCTACTGCGGAGAGAAGGATGAAAGCAGAGATCATTTGTTTTTCGCTTGTCCATATACCTTCACAGTATGGATGAATGTTGCAGAGAAATTACTTGGTCCAGCGATAACACCGGACTGGGAAGATAGAGTCACCTCCCTGTTACGCCAGAACAGGAACAGACTCGATGCTATGCTCCTCCGCGTAGTTTTCCAGACAGCCATTTATGTGCTTTGGAAGGAGAGGAACTCAAGACGACATAGAGGTGTGTGCGCATCTGTGGATACAACTACTAAGGCCATTGGGAATATGGTCAAGAAGCGCATCTCATCTTTGAAGTATATGGGAAACCATAAGCTGAGGGGGCTACTAGTGAGATGGTTTACTGTCTACACATATTAG
- the LOC106394418 gene encoding protein CHLORORESPIRATORY REDUCTION 7, chloroplastic-like: MEISLQKHFFNSGDKLFNSRQNQWAWIERFQATEFLPANSTNLFHDPISCPMLGILTPRKSKNHLSVSAIRSRRVHSNSDTYVLLEAGQDEQFVSEDELKAKLKGWLENWPVESLPPDLARFDNLDEAVDFLVKAVCELEVYGEVGSVQWYQVRLE, translated from the exons ATGGAGATTTCTCTGcagaaacatttttttaacaGTGGAGATAAGCTCTTCAACT CTCGACAAAACCAGTGGGCTTGGATTGAAAGATTTCAAGCAACAGAATTTCTTCCTGCAAACTCCACAAACCTTTTTCATGATCCCATAAGTTGTCCAATGTTGGGCATTTTGACTCCAAGAAAGAGCAAAAACCATTTAAGT GTTTCTGCAATAAGGAGCAGAAGAGTGCATTCGAACTCGGATACGTACGTACTGCTAGAGGCAGGACAAGATGAACAGTTTGTGTCAGAAGACGAGCTCAAGGCTAAGCTCAAAGGCTGGCTCGAGAACTGGCCTGTAGAATCTTTGCCACCGGACCTGGCAAGGTTCGATAACCTTGATGAAGCCGTTGATTTCTTGGTTAAAGCTGTATGTGAACTAGAGGTTTATGGAGAAGTAGGTTCTGTTCAATGGTATCAAGTTCGTCTTGAGTAA
- the LOC106394846 gene encoding uncharacterized protein LOC106394846, whose product MANNDVPFQVPLLTKSNYDNWSLRMMAILGAHDVWEIVEKGFVEPENDGGLSQTQKDGLRDSRKRDKKAFCLIYQGLDEDTFEKVAGARTPKEAWEKLQTSYKGAEQVKKVRLQTLRGEFEALQMKEGELISDYFSRVLTVTNNLKRNGEKLDDVRIMEKVLRSLDSKFEYIVTVIEETKDLETMIMEQLLGSLQAYEEKKKKKEDIVEQVLKMRIDHKEESGRSNLRRGGGHFRGRGRSVNGRGWRPYEDNFNQRGEKSSRGRGRGNAKSRYDKSSIKCYSCGKFGHYASEWKTPNKNRVEEKSNYVEEMSK is encoded by the coding sequence ATGGCAAACAATGATGTTCCCTTCCAAGTTCCATTGCTCACTAAGAGCAACTATGACAATTGGAGTCTTAGGATGATGGCTATCTTAGGAGCacatgatgtgtgggagatagtcGAGAAAGGCTTCGTTGAACCGGAGAATGATGGTGGTTTATCTCAAACACAAAAGGATGGTTTGAGAGATTcaaggaagagagacaagaaggctTTCTGTCTAATCTATCAAGGATTAGATGAAGATACATTTGAGAAGGTTGCTGGTGCAAGGACGCCCAAAGAAGCATGGGAGAAGCTTCAGACATCTTACAAGGGAGCAGAACAAGTTAAGAAGGTACGACTTCAAACTCTAAGAGGAGAATTTGAAGCATTACAAATGAAGGAAGGGGAACTCATATCAGATTACTTCTCAAGAGTCTTGACGGTTACTAATAACCTAAAGAGAAATGGTGAGAAGCTAGATGATGTGAGAATCATGGAGAAAGTTCTTAGATCATTGGATTCGAAATTCGAATACATTGTTACCGTGATTGAAGAGACAAAAGACTTGGAGACTATGATAATGGAGCAACTTCTTGGATCACTACaagcttatgaagaaaagaagaagaagaaagaagatattgTGGAGCAAGTTCTCAAGATGAGAATTGATCACAAGGAAGAAAGTGGCCGAAGCAATCTAAGACGTGGTGGCGGTCATTTCCGAGGACGAGGTCGTAGTGTAAATGGACGAGGTTGGAGACCATATGAAGACAATTTCAACCAAAGAGGAGAGAAATCATCAAGaggtcgtggaagaggaaacGCAAAATCAAGGTACGATAAATCAAGCATCAAATGCTATAGTTGTGGGAAATTTGGACATTATGCTTCTGAATGGAAAACTCCAAACAAAAATAGAGTTGAAGAGAAGTCCAACTATGTTGAAGAAATGAGTAAATGA